ggctgggctggcagtgccagcagctgggctcAGGGGACGTCCTGGCAGTGAGCGGAGCAAAGCTGAGAGAACCGGCGCCAGCACAGAGAGCGGGACAGGAAGGGGGAGAAAGCGGGGACAGAAAAAGACAAGGACAGAGACGGCAACAGGGACTTAAGACAGAGAAGAAGATGAGGGagaagaggggaggagggagggaaggaagggcctGAGCACCCCCGGTGAGCGCCCGGCCATGGCGAGGAGCCAGCCCCACACGGCACAACCGCGGCTTGGCAGCGCAGCGGCGTCTGAGGACAGCGAGGGGCAGGGAAGCAGGACCTGGTGGCAGCTCTGGTGGCTGCCTGTGGCACTTGGCCCAGCAGGTTTGGGGGCTGGATGCCCCCATGGTGGTCAGGGGGTCACCCCCGTGGCACGACGGGTCCGGGGCCGGCACAGGGCAGGCGGGCAGCGACCCCGTGGCGTTCCCCTGCAGTCACAGACCAAGACCACCGAACACTGACAACCCACCCAAGGGTGTGTGGTGTGCTGGGAGCATCACTGGCCAAGCAAACCCATCCCAGACCCCTGAGCACCAGTACCATATCCCCCTCTCCTTTGTCCCCCCGGTGCCATCCCAGCCCCCTAGTTCCTGTCCCACATCCACATGTCCCACTCTGGAAGCCCAAAGAGGGGACGTGCCCTCCAtgtcaccccagccctgctgccaccagCTGGGGGTGGCCGTGGCACCCCCAAACCCGAGGGGAGGCCGGGCAGgttctgctgggctgtgctggtggctgtgaCCTGGGACGAGAGCAGAGGAACAATGTCCCCCTCCCGTGGGCAGGGGCACGCGGGCACCGCGGGGACATCACTGGGACTCCAGGGTGGGCTGAGAAGGGATGAGAcgacagcagggccagggggaggGAAGTGGAGTGACAGCTGTCAGTCCATCAGTGCGACACGGGTGACGCCTGAGCTGGGGGAGGTGGGTGACCCCACCAGGCTGTGTTGGGGGTCCGCAGTGTGAAGCCATCGAACCCCTCGGGGGTTTCACGGGGTGCTCAGtgcactcccagctctgtgtccGAGCGTGTCTGCGGAGGCCAGGCCATGGCCTGGGGATGGTTTGGTCACACAGGTGGCAGCAGTGGGCAGGGAGTGGTGATGGCACAGAACAAAGCTGCCAggaagggggaaatgggggtgtTCAGGAGCGTGGGGAGCCCACCCGGGCCACTTGAGAGAGGGTGAGGAGGTTAGCCAGAAAAGGAACAGTGTGGAGATTTGAGGGTACGGCCCCAGCTGGGGTGTGGGGAGGCGCTTGCAGAGCACGAGGCCGGCTGCAGGAGGGTTCCCGGGGCAGTCCCGGGCCCGGGGCACCCACAGGGGCTGGCACAGTCCCAGCCGAGCCCGGGAGAGGCGATCGAACACACGTGGCTGCCATAGGGGGGGTGGGTTAAGGGGTCTGTACCGCCCACACGGGCGGGCGGAGGCGCTGCGGGAGGACGTGGCTGGCACGGGGGGGGTTACGGGAGCTCACTCGGCTCGCACGGCCCCgctgggggcaggggggaggcGGCAGGAATCCCCCAGCCCCGCGccgggctgcgggcggcggcggcgccgcagGCGGACGGAACTCGGGAGCCGCGGGTCCCCGGAACTCGGGAGCCGCGGCTCTCCCGGCGGCGCGGGCCgagccgggcggcggcggcggctccggtaCCTTTCACCACGTCGCACTCCACCACGGGGCCGTACTGCTGGAAGAGCGAGCGCAGCTCGCCGCTCGTGCACGCGGCCGACACGTTCCCCACGAAGATCTTGCAGGTGTTGGTGGGGCGCGGGCGGGACGGCTCCACCACGATGCGGCGGCCGTGCAGCTGGTGCCCGTTGAGCTGCGCGATGGCGCGCGCGGCCGCCGCCTCGTCCCGCAGGTGCACGAAGGCGAACTGCTTCATCAGGGCGACGCCCAGCaccggccccgcggcgcccgCGAACAGCTCGCTCAGCTCCTCCGCCGTCGCCTCCTCGGGGACGTTGCCCACGAAGAGTTTGATGCCGGGACGCATCGCGGCGGGGATGGCGGCGGGGAGAGCGGCGGGGACGGGacaggcggcggcggcggcggcttcAAAATGGCGGCGGTTCctgggggcggcgggggcggcgccgcGCGCAGCGCGCCTGCGTGCCGTGCGCACCGCCCCGCCGCAGCGCGCCTGCGTGCCGTGCGCACCGCCCTGCCTCTGCGTGCCGTGTGCACCGCCCTCCCTTTTCCCGCCGCGTTAGCCCCGCCCACATCTCCTTAAtccccgcccccgcccgctcTGGCCACGCCCCCCTTAAAGGAGCCGCAGCCGCTCGGAGCGAGGGGGGTTTATTGGAGGGGGGCTCCTACAGGTGCGGGCTGGGGGTCTCCatgggggtccccggggcagccccacGGCTGCGCTCGCGCTCCTCCCAGAGGGTGACGCCGTCGCAGGAACAGACGCGTTTGGGGTTCTGGAAGAGCCCGGCCGCCCGGGCCACCACGCCACaagccagcctggggacacgggagggTCAGAGGGGGTGACCCCACaaagaccccccccccccaaaaaaaaaacccccctggaGCCCCCGCAGCGCTCACCCCCGGCCCGAGTTGCCGGTGACGCGGGACAGCGGGTGGGACCCCCGGCCCAGGTCGTCCTCGCCCTCGGCCACCACCACGGAGCGGCCGATGATGTCCCAGACCTGGAGAGGGGGACTTGGGGGGTCACAACCCCATagagacccccccccaaattgGGGACA
The sequence above is a segment of the Lonchura striata isolate bLonStr1 chromosome 36, bLonStr1.mat, whole genome shotgun sequence genome. Coding sequences within it:
- the LOC110478824 gene encoding RNA-binding protein 14, coding for MRPGIKLFVGNVPEEATAEELSELFAGAAGPVLGVALMKQFAFVHLRDEAAAARAIAQLNGHQLHGRRIVVEPSRPRPTNTCKIFVGNVSAACTSGELRSLFQQYGPVVECDVVKGTAPSAVCPSWPITGA